Proteins from a genomic interval of Lolium perenne isolate Kyuss_39 chromosome 1, Kyuss_2.0, whole genome shotgun sequence:
- the LOC127349106 gene encoding E3 ubiquitin-protein ligase IPI1 produces MGAGAEPVEAEEGAAGKEEKAAVSCSICLDAVVDAAEGERSTARLQCGHEFHLDCIGSAFNAKGVMQCPNCRKIEKGNWLYANGSRPSQDINMEEWAHDEDLYDVSYSEMPFRFHWCPFGCLAQLPSFFEEGESSPPVTFHDFMGQQVFAEHPPVSAAPGAHPCPYVAYLQPLPSLASSSSSHVPERTMDGSVYHDHWNHLAGPSDGRPLHTVPPTDFHHNHWAHLPHSYAQPNSNNGLTEQPGVPFGTMRAARADGDIQRRGSVISPSYFSNGSGSRSRAPNVPPLVPQFMRGHGNINEQYQQNPSSSLFAGAHRSGGMRSAPPPQPENPTFCLFPPGSSGHSSMETDDAGGSRFYAWERDRFAPYPLMPVDCETSWWSSQQSHGASESTAAPAPAPAPRRLFGQWIGLGRSSPENRSSEGSSYRQMHSPRM; encoded by the exons ATGGGGGCCGGGGCGGAGCCCGTCGAGGCTGAGGAGGGCGCGGCCGGGAAGGAGGAGAAGGCGGCCGTGTCGTGCTCGATCTGCCTCGACGCCGTCGTCGACGCGGCCGAAGGGGAGAGGTCCACGGCCAGGCTGCAGTGCGGCCACGAGTTCCACCTCG ATTGCATTGGATCGGCATTCAATGCCAAAGGAGTTATGCAATGCCCAAACTGCCGCAAAATTGAGAAAGGGAACTGGCTCTATGCAAATGGATCCCGTCCCTCACAGGATATCAACATGGAAGAGTGGGCTCATGATGAAGACCTGTATGATGTTAGTTACTCTGAAATG CCATTTCGTTTTCACTGGTGTCCATTTGGTTGCTTAGCACAACTTCCATCGTTCTTTGA GGAAGGAGAATCATCACCTCCAGTTACTT TTCATGACTTTATGGGCCAGCAGGTGTTTGCGGAGCATCCACCTGTATCTGCGGCACCAGGGGCACATCCTTGCCCGTATGTTGCGTACTTGCAACCTCTTCCATCATTGGCCTCATCATCAAGCTCCCATGTCCCTGAGAGAACTATGGATGGGTCTGTGTATCATGATCATTGGAATCACCTGGCTGGCCCATCAGATGGGAGGCCCTTGCACACGGTGCCACCCACTGATTTCCATCATAACCATTGGGCACATCTGCCGCATTCCTATGCCCAACCCAACAGTAATAATGGGTTGACTGAGCAGCCAGGGGTCCCTTTCGGAACAATGAGAGCTGCAAGGGCTGACGGTGATATCCAACGCCGAGGGTCTGTTATTTCTCCATCATACTTCAGCAATGG aTCTGGCTCTAGATCTAGAGCTCCTAATGTTCCCCCTCTGGTACCTCAATTCATGAGGGGGCATGGCAACATCAACGAACAGTACCAGCAGAATCCATCATCTAGCCTTTTTGCGGGGGCTCATAGATCGGGAGGCATGCGATCTGCCCCTCCACCTCAACCAGAGAACCCAACATTTTGCCTGTTCCCGCCTGGTTCGTCTGGTCATagttcaatggagactgatgacGCTGGAGGAAGCCGATTCTACGCCTGGGAGCGTGATCGCTTCGCACCATACCCATTAATGCCAGTCGACTGCGAGACAAGCTGGTGGAGCTCGCAGCAGTCTCATGGGGCATCAGAATCCACAGCAGCACCAGCACCAGCACCCGCGCCGAGGAGACTATTCGGGCAATGGATCGGTCTCGGCAGGTCATCGCCCGAAAATAGATCGTCAGAGGGCTCATCATATCGACAAATGCACTCTCCTCGGATGTAG
- the LOC127337350 gene encoding protein trichome birefringence-like 19: MRREDMAGLIYQQLCEEEESSQSRDTARLKEEMKVHFSAKLLSGPVPVYLLALAVLILLTHVHYMGHVGVGVGVPPAAKLEEPVVSVMKQCDIFRGEWVPDTAAPAYSHKTCGLIQEHQNCLKYGRPDLGFLKWRWRPSGCELPRFDPAQFLRFARHRSLAFVGDSLARNHMQSLLCLLAQVASPKDVSPDPSDQQNKVYHYRAYNFTVAMFWSPFLVRAREPAHDDPAHTAHYSLYLDEPDDRWVSQVPRFDYVLVSAANWFSRPSLFYEKRRLVGCSFCSRQYGVPDLTLHYSHRKAWRVALQAINALDNVTGRVIVRTLSPMSHFDNGTWDQGGDCRRTEPLLSNQTSMMDGRGPDLRFYAAQMEEYRAAEKAARAKGTMRLMLMDATAAMLMRPDGHPSRYGHRPNDKVQLYNDCVHWCLPGPIDIWNDMLFQMILV, encoded by the coding sequence ATGCGACGCGAGGACATGGCCGGGTTGATATATCAGCAGTTGTGTGAAGAAGAGGAGAGTAGCCAAAGCCGAGACACTGCCCGGCTTAAGGAGGAAATGAAGGTCCATTTCTCGGCGAAGCTGCTCTCCGGCCCGGTGCCGGTCTACTTGCTGGCCCTAGCCGTCCTCATCCTCCTCACCCACGTGCACTACATGGGGCAcgtcggcgtcggcgtcggcgtGCCGCCCGCCGCCAAGCTGGAGGAGCCGGTGGTGAGCGTGATGAAGCAGTGCGACATCTTCCGCGGCGAGTGGGTGCCGGACACGGCGGCGCCCGCCTACAGCCACAAGACGTGCGGCCTGATCCAGGAGCACCAGAACTGCCTCAAGTACGGCCGCCCCGACCTCGGCTTCCTCAAATGGCGGTGGAGGCCGTCGGGGTGCGAGCTGCCGCGCTTCGACCCGGCGCAGTTCCTGCGATTCGCCCGCCACAGGTCCCTCGCCTTCGTGGGCGACTCCCTGGCTCGCAACCACATGCAGTCTCTGCTCTGCCTCCTCGCGCAGGTCGCGTCTCCCAAGGACGTGTCGCCGGATCCATCGGACCAGCAGAACAAGGTGTACCACTACAGGGCGTACAACTTCACCGTCGCCATGTTCTGGTCGCCGTTCCTGGTGCGGGCGCGGGAGCCCGCCCACGACGACCCCGCGCACACCGCCCACTACAGCCTCTACCTGGACGAGCCGGACGACAGGTGGGTGTCCCAGGTGCCCCGGTTCGACTACGTGCTCGTCTCCGCCGCCAACTGGTTCTCCCGCCCCTCGCTCTTCTACGAGAAGCGCCGCCTCGTCGGCTGCAGCTTCTGCAGCCGCCAGTACGGCGTGCCGGACCTCACCCTGCACTACTCGCACCGCAAGGCCTGGCGCGTGGCGCTGCAGGCGATCAACGCGCTGGACAACGTCACGGGGCGGGTGATCGTGCGGACGCTGTCGCCCATGTCGCACTTCGACAACGGGACCTGGGACCAGGGCGGCGACTGCAGACGGACGGAGCCGCTCCTGAGCAACCAGACCTCCATGATGGACGGCCGGGGCCCGGACCTCCGGTTCTACGCGGCGCAGATGGAGGAGTACCGAGCggcggagaaggccgcgcgggccAAGGGGACGATGCGGCTCATGCTCATGGACGCCACCGCCGCGATGCTCATGCGGCCGGACGGCCACCCCAGCCGCTACGGCCACCGCCCCAACGACAAGGTGCAGCTCTACAACGACTGCGTGCACTGGTGCCTGCCAGGGCCCATTGACATCTGGAACGACATGCTATTCCAGATGATCCTCGTCTAG